cattattttaaattaaaacctagctagatcgatttatcgcccccgaaatcccctgtatactaaattttatgaaaatcgttggagccgattccgagattccaattatatatatatatacaagaattgctcgtttaaagatataagataatatgcACATAATGAATCactgaattaataaaatacacacatTAGAATATTATACAGCTTCTTATTTTCAGTTGTAAGTACTATAAGGTACCCACTATTTCCAAGTGTGGTCACAACCTATGTCAAAGCTGTTGGCGAAAGAATCCTGTATGTCCAATATGTAAACTAAAGTTGGATAGAAAAGGATTAACATTGAATTTGCCTAAACAGAAAGTAACTGAAGATATCCTGAGGCTTGTAGATGAGTTTGAGAAATACTTTAGAAAGAACTGTAAGTAAtatctacataataatattaactttaattatCAGTGTGATTACtcactaaataattacattaaggGTCTGTTTCATAATGTTCAAGTCGCAGATTGTCATAGGCTCTAGCCTATAATTTATCtgatttttaataacaatatataaaagtaaaaataaaattgattgtgTTTCACTATCACGTCACCAATATGTTTGAATAAAAGTGAATACTAGAATACTTATCTGGCAACCTCTCACACAGTAGTTCTGTTGAATTAAatggaaatattaaaaatgtttttaaacgaAATAACGTAACACAAGcttaatggattttaatgaaattttttatttcctattttacaattttctaattTGTATATGTCTCTAAATAGCACTTAGAGAAAAAATCATTATAACCTAACCGCAAATTATGGCATTCTTATGGGTTTGAAAggttaacatacataaaaacaaaaattgtaaatgttcAAAAAATATCAACTACAGTTTAGATTACAGAAATAAGATAAACTCAAAGTGccgaaattataattatgtaattataaaaaaaaaaatactaacaacATCGATCAACAATCGAacaaagtcgataatcgaatgacacactttttaaaagaagaactaggTATACAGGCATTCACGTACAcacccttaaatttttattctagtctaaaaggatgtatcaataaacatcacgaaaatacgaaacagttaataacttgagttattaagaataataatcacgcagattatcctattttgcatcgcaTGCACACTTTTTCAGTCCCGCAAATCTCGCGGGATTGGAAAATGGTGCGGGATCCCGCCATACCGAGATCTCGGTAttgcgggattggaagccctactTTGCATCTGgtgtagtaattattattatgattagttGTAGCCATTATGAGGGGATTTCTTGTTATCTACGTATGTTGGCATAATATAACTCTATGTTAAACTAATGAAATGTGTAGGATATTCTGGGAACTAGTTTCACTTAGTTCATCTGTGGAAGCAATTGTACTGCTAAAAACTTTCGTCACCATTTGGTTAATCGTAATTATTTCAAAAAGAatagatacaaaatatatgcttattattatacattatatatttttttttatttcagtggatgattttattttttccaagtgtgataatattcaacaatcagttcaaaataaaaatgttgatGAATGGTTGTCTAGctctcaaaataaattttctgctCCAACAGTAGATTCGCAAGATTCAACTCAAGAAGTAAATGCTTTTGTTAATGTCATTGTAGAAGATATTCAGATCCACacagaaagtaataaaattaaaaataacagtgtaAAATCATGCAAAATGCAACAACAACAAGATGATTGGAATAAAATAGAGGTACTTGAATCTGAAGATTTTGTCACAAAGgataaagaaaatattgtaGGACCAATGGATATAGAGCAATGTGATTATTTGGCGGATGAAGTTGAATATACTGTAGAAAACCCTCGTAGAAGTTCTAGAAAAAATATAGAATTCAAAGAGATGGAATTGAATAAAATTCACAATGAAAAAACCATATCAAAACCATTGAATATTGTGAAAGCACAGAATAAGAAAAAGATAAATTCTTCTGTTGAAACATTTACAAATATGCGAAATGCTCTACTAGTAGGAAATAATTTGGATAAAAATTGTGatactcaaaataaaaaaatacatacttcaaTGATAAAAGACAAAATGcgaattaatgaaaatatgcaAGACAGCCTAATTAAAGATAATATCGATTCTGAAAAGGTTATTtattcaaatgaaattaaaaatcatacaaataaaaacaatatagcTAGTAATATGCTTTCCCGAAATAAGATCACTACTGAAACTAATACTTTAAATACAGATCCTAATCGAAAGAATGTGTTATTTCATATGCAAAGTTCACTGTatagtaaagttaaatataatTCAGTGTTAACTGATGCAGTAAATGATGGCAGTGAAATAGAAACAGAACCTTTTCATAATGATGATATTGAATTAACTATTAAAATTGGTAACACTGTAACTAATATAATgattaagaaaaacaaaaatatacagGTTAATGTCAATGCTgataaagaagttcaaacaacACTTAGAGAAAGTAATTTGGATAAAGCTACTGTAGCAACTTCTCCAATTAAAGAATTTCTGGAAGACAAAGGTGATACAGACAGAATTGTTTATAGTCAACcttcaaaaaatactttaaatggACGAAAGATTGTTGAAGGAGTGTCACACTCCCTAAAATCAGTAAGTGATAAAAAGAACACTGCATCAGCTATCACTACTTCTGTACAAACTATAGCTACAGAAAGTATTGAAAAAGTGTTGTCAACTATGATGGAAAGTAGACATGTACCAACAAATCAGAATCTTCAacaatcaaaaacaaataatgatataaataatacaaaaagttATATTGTTAAGGAATGTGCTACTCAGTCACTTCAATCAACAAAAAGTACTCCATCTGCAATTATTTTGCCCTCATATAAACATAGAACAAAATCACAGTTGTGTACAGAAAAGAGAGGGAGGGAACTCCTGAACTCAGAACTTGAGCCAGATAGTAAAAAACTAAGAGCGAATAATATTGAAGCTCTTCCGATGGAATCTAAAAAAATTGAACAAGATAGTGATAGTTATGGTGTTATCATGAGTCAAGTGTTCACTCACGATGATGTTGATATGAAAGCTAATAGTAAAAGAAagattatcaataaaaatactcaaatactATCAGATTGCAAAAGTTTAAAAGCTGAACTAGCACTGTCTCAGagaacaaaacaaaatacaGTTGAACTATATagtcaaaatttatttactatttcagAAAAAGATATTGATATTGAAGCTAAAAAAACTCACACccaggtaattttttttattatactgtgAAAACGCTGCTTGATGTAACTTGATGTTAAGGAATTGCCTTTGACTGCGGGCTTTAACTGTGACAAGATGATAACTTTTTACTGGGGTAACATGAAAACGATTTatgattcaaaaatattaaattctataTTATGTGCATTGCAATCATttgtactttaatattttttagaaaagtATAGCTAGCCATAAAGAACATAAGACAGATGCTAGCAATATGTCAGATTGTGTTATGGAGCCACATGAACTGTGCACTCCACAGGACAACGATTGTGATTCTGACGAGAGCGTAGTGGAAGAAACTCCGCAAAAGTGAGTAGCGGCTCAGAATAACATAACTACtgttaacatttatatattacaaacatttataGCAATATTTTAGTGAAACACGTATGATGTGTGCGAAATACTTTCTAAAagtattaatacttatttttaataattaataatttttaatatctattattaatacacaaaattaCACTAATCAATATCCAATAATAatctatgttttttatttattttttttaaaaatccgatGCTTTTAATGATAGTTAGTCaaactttaatgttttttaGAACTAATATAGAATCAAACTTAATGTAGATCTCGCTCCTAAAAAGTTTAGAATCCTATTGTGCtattggtaatatttttatattgtgtgTAGCTTGTTATTTGTTGATGTTgtatataattgtaattgtagGCACATAACACATGTAACgtgtataagtatttattaaaacaaagtgTGAAATCAAATACATATTAACGAGTTACGATCGTTTTGCACGCAGTAACCAACTGCCACGTGTTTCAGTATAGATAGCAAAAGGTTGAAAACATGTTTCAATATTGGACATATTCTATACATTGATGTACAATAAATAACTAGGTACAAAAAttatctgaagcaaaactctgtctACGCATCTATTAGGCAGAATTTTGTTTTgcccgcgctttgaatacaacgctaCGCAATGAATTAATGTCCAAATAACAGGATATCCAAACTTAATTaagatggagtgtcgtatttcaggtaaccctttaaattaacataattgcGTGTTGCATAATcttgatgtttttaataattttgctaaataattaaatttctaaaacataattattacatcGCCGACGAAATGTGCTAAGACGTATGTCACTTGTATCACCATTATCGATGAGCTTattatgagcgtatacaatgacaatactttgaacattactagTAAGTTGGAATGTGTTTTAATGTTACCTGTACAAGTTAatgtatacctatataatacaacgccgctcggacatttttgacgacctttcgATTTGGAAGCTAGTTTTAAAATGTTGGTACATCAATgattctaaattaaattaatggtTATGAATGATTACAAAAATTGAAAAGCGAACTAATTCTTCAGTAAAACTAACATGGGGGTTACTGATAGCCCCCATGTTAGTTGGTAACCCCCACTGGTGTCATATTAAACCTATTTGAAATTTTCAGAAGTACAtctttttcaaagaaaaaagtTGCAAGCAATAAAGCAATAGATGAAATAACATCAAATGATGACATTATCTCACAAAACACTGTCAAACAGTTACATCAGTTTCAACAGCCATATCAAATAAGGAATACATCAACCAGTCAAAATATCACCGTAATCACAAATGTCAAAGACAGTCTGGAAACACCATCGTCCATCAGAAACTTTTCTGATCAGATTCAACACAAATCTACACCTAATGCCAGAAAATCACTTAATTTTAAAGATAATGTTGAGCGAATAAATGATAGTATTGAGAAAACATTATGTCCCAGTTTGGTTGAAATTGTATCAACGACCCAAGAGAAGGAATTTATGAGCAAAGCATTTGAACAAAATCATATGATTCAGAGTAAAAGAAATGACAAGGGTCTGAACTATTTTGTCGCAGGTTCTTTCCTATCTTCTGCTGAACTTGCTAATACTCGAATGCTGTGTGCTAGAAGGAATTGGACATATCTTGATAAATATAGCAACGAGTTAACACATTTAGTTGTTGGCTCAAACGGAGATAAAAAGGGACAACGGTAACTTGTATTCttagtaattatattgtttttgttaaggCTTGAAGACAAAATCATGCcgcttaatatattatatacatgtatatactGATATGGTAGCCTGCACTTGTTGTTCTATTTACTGTGAAAACCCGTATTTTGAAATGGTCGATTTTTCGACGTTGGCCAACCGCGTACTAATTATGGCAGACATTCTGTTTTGCACCTGTGCAAACCAGAATGCAACAGAATGTCTGCTACTATACTATCCTGATAGTAAATTTAtacgaaaaataattttaaagatattgacattttttcgtcagccgtaataaatttattaactctGTGATCGAACACATGTCCCATGCTGAGAACGATGCCCATTAGACTGAACCCTACACACTACTCACAACTCATAACACTCTCACATATTCATACACACACATAGCACACATTATTTaggacttcttcttctttattttataaaattacttaccATTTATTTGCCAacgttattatttcattataattttatctgcCAATCGCAATAGtaatacatgtatatagtttatagaattaatctatagaatagaaatgctgtaaagtttgtttaaattaaataaccacCTGATATTAAA
The genomic region above belongs to Leptidea sinapis chromosome 31, ilLepSina1.1, whole genome shotgun sequence and contains:
- the LOC126974061 gene encoding breast cancer type 1 susceptibility protein homolog; the encoded protein is MDKCKALTELEISKVAKLISQLLDPVTCLECCKYYKVPTISKCGHNLCQSCWRKNPVCPICKLKLDRKGLTLNLPKQKVTEDILRLVDEFEKYFRKNLDDFIFSKCDNIQQSVQNKNVDEWLSSSQNKFSAPTVDSQDSTQEVNAFVNVIVEDIQIHTESNKIKNNSVKSCKMQQQQDDWNKIEVLESEDFVTKDKENIVGPMDIEQCDYLADEVEYTVENPRRSSRKNIEFKEMELNKIHNEKTISKPLNIVKAQNKKKINSSVETFTNMRNALLVGNNLDKNCDTQNKKIHTSMIKDKMRINENMQDSLIKDNIDSEKVIYSNEIKNHTNKNNIASNMLSRNKITTETNTLNTDPNRKNVLFHMQSSLYSKVKYNSVLTDAVNDGSEIETEPFHNDDIELTIKIGNTVTNIMIKKNKNIQVNVNADKEVQTTLRESNLDKATVATSPIKEFLEDKGDTDRIVYSQPSKNTLNGRKIVEGVSHSLKSVSDKKNTASAITTSVQTIATESIEKVLSTMMESRHVPTNQNLQQSKTNNDINNTKSYIVKECATQSLQSTKSTPSAIILPSYKHRTKSQLCTEKRGRELLNSELEPDSKKLRANNIEALPMESKKIEQDSDSYGVIMSQVFTHDDVDMKANSKRKIINKNTQILSDCKSLKAELALSQRTKQNTVELYSQNLFTISEKDIDIEAKKTHTQKSIASHKEHKTDASNMSDCVMEPHELCTPQDNDCDSDESVVEETPQKSTSFSKKKVASNKAIDEITSNDDIISQNTVKQLHQFQQPYQIRNTSTSQNITVITNVKDSLETPSSIRNFSDQIQHKSTPNARKSLNFKDNVERINDSIEKTLCPSLVEIVSTTQEKEFMSKAFEQNHMIQSKRNDKGLNYFVAGSFLSSAELANTRMLCARRNWTYLDKYSNELTHLVVGSNGDKKGQRTLKFMCAVAASKWVVSYEWVEQCLSTNDFIEEEPYEMLDAMGEPGPKRSRLSKVKLFSSITFFCMPPFSVLDSDTLQEMLEAAGGKVVKDFKQIQNPRVPSLVLAEPEDTQDQRFIDLAEKAKIVPVNFEWVLNCIGKYTLDSIRDLLLCPESSLPQAAATWLESFM